One window of Vespa velutina chromosome 2, iVesVel2.1, whole genome shotgun sequence genomic DNA carries:
- the LOC124946653 gene encoding armadillo repeat-containing protein gudu isoform X1, which produces MPPKKQKILVPPEPFLPEFEPDVTEIKEIDQMKPLISIVTGEPFGPKIYYVREKEEDESSDDEPESEGEDDERFLKNELSDISSDFWIMQKLIKYMKAGNQTATTISLCLLKDYDLTNRAVQKTIEKIGGLEILVNLLETNDIKCQNGSLSVLLVIVTSSEMSRILIDYGIVTSLIQLLKHPVRDIQILAAEIMAIIARIRKARKQIRIRGGIPLLLDIMDIPDNVLQRSFDELNNIQKELVRVAIGGARALNSIAKSPKIKAELQKYGVVQHMARFLKSVHTNLIIPIMGTVQQCADLSVCRFAFEQMGIIADIVYHLKNEDMKLKENCALAIFKCAINKTTSNMVREAGGLDPLCKLIQDENVRANKHLLIAVTGAIWKCAVCSENVKRFNQNNLVAFLVPLLQENEEEDVLSNVVGALAECCKDPTNRDILRAHDGLPKLIKLLSFTYEPLLENIPLVLKECAENTQCMDIINDPGHKLDGVRLIWSLLKHPNDVIKTNACLALVPCIKYAKDSPEMVRAFVGGLELTVSLLDSTNPKVLSAVCATIASIALDPENLGILTDHGVVAKLARLAKTENEDLRANLTLAIAYCCEWDDNSSEFGKHKIIAPLVGYMNTKNKVVLKGVCIAMYHLSKDAMNCVTMHSCGIIKHMLRLIGSEDPEVQIAAASTIRHIRKLALTAERLHFKEINLLEDMNYQL; this is translated from the exons atgccaccaaaaaaacaaaaaatattggtTCCACCAGAACCATTTCTACCtga ATTTGAGCCAGATGTAAcggagataaaagaaattgatcaAATGAAACCATTAATATCTATAGTCACTGGAGAACCCTTTGGtccaaaaatttattatgttagagaaaaggaggaggatgaaAGTTCAGACGATGAACCAGAATCTGAAGGAGAGGACGATGagagatttttgaaaaatgaactGTCAGATATTTCCTCCGACTTCTGGATTATGCAAAagctaataaaatatatgaaagctGGAAATCAAACGGCTACCACAATAAGTTTATGTCTACTTAAAGATTATGATCTTACAAATAGA GCAGTTCAAAAGACTATAGAAAAAATTGGAGGATTGGAAATTTTGGTTAATCTTTTGGAAACAAATGATATCAAATGTCAAAATGGATCTTTATCAGTTTTACTTGTAATAGTGACTTCAAGTGAAATGTCCCGTATTCTTATTGATTATGGTATTGTGACATCACtcattcaattattaaaacatcCCGTTAGAGACATACAA aTACTAGCTGCTGAAATTATGGCTATTATTGCACGAATAAGAAAAGCTAGAAAACAGATTAGGATTCGTGGTGGTATACCTCTATTA CTAGACATTATGGATATACCAGATAACGTTCTTCAACGCTCTTTtgatgaattaaataatattcaaaaggAATTAGTCAGAGTTGCTATAGGTGGTGCTAGAGCATTAAACTCTATAGCAAAGAGCCCAAAAATTAAAGCAGAACTTCAAAAGTATGGAGTTGTCCAACATATGGCACGTTTCTTAAAGAGTGTTCACactaatttaataattccCATAATGGGAACTGTACAACAATGTGCAGATCtg TCAGTCTGCAGATTCGCCTTTGAACAAATGGGTATTATTGCGGATATAgtatatcatttgaaaaatgaagatatgaaattgaaagaaaactGTGCCTtagcaatatttaaatgtgCGATAAATAAAACAACTAGCAATATGGTTAGAGAGGCTGGTGGTTTAGATCCTTTATGTAAACTTATACAAGATGAAAATGTACGCgcaaataaacatttattaatcgCTGTAACAGGTGCTATTTGGAAATGTGCTGTATGCTCAGAGAatgtaaaaagatttaatcaAAACAATTTAGTAGCATTTCTAGTTCCTCTTCttcaagaaaatgaagaagaagatgttTTATCGAATGTAGTTGGAGCATTGGCTGAATGTTGCAAAGATCCCACAAATAGAGATATCTTAAGAGCACATGATGGATTACCAAAGTTA ATTAAATTGTTGAGTTTTACTTATGAAccattattagaaaatataccATTAGTATTGAAAGAATGTGCAGAAAATACACAATGTatggatattattaatgatcctGGACATAAATTAGATGGTGTTCGCTTAATATGGTCCCTTTTAAAACATCCGAACGATGTTATTAAGACAAATGCTTGTCTTGCTTTAGTCCCATGCATCAAATATGCTAAAGATTCTCCTGAAATGGTGCGAGCTTTTGTAGGAGGATTGGAACTTACAGTTAGTCTTTTGGATAGTACCAATCCTAAAGTACTCAGTGCTGTTTGCGCTACAATTGCTTCAATAGCGTTAGATCCTGAAAATCTTGGTATATTAACAGATCATGGAGTGGTGGCGAAATTAGCACGTCTTGCAAAAAcg gAAAATGAGGATCTACGAGCTAACCTAACTTTAGCTATTGCTTATTGTTGCGAATGGGATGATAATAGTTCTGAGTTTGGTAAACATAAAATCATTGCTCCTCTTGTTGGTTACATGAATACCAAAAATAAGGTTGTCCTTAAAGGTGTTTGTATCGCAATGTATCATTTAAGTAAAGATGCTATGA
- the LOC124946663 gene encoding ataxin-7-like protein 3 translates to MSVTEERIQELNRRFLEFMNKSENVENATKEIYEDLLDEVLMGFVFDVHRTTKTGSSDVEEGIPDDESYAIVDSPGLDVFGQHPVKKSQECNCPNCDRGVAACRFATHLEKCMGMGRNSSRIASRRIANNSKDLSTFSGVISDDDDDVDWSLNNDKRKRRKDRNGMKRSKQQKNNQRNGDNLNEHIHSSNENSPSNYENMSLEDKRALLTQICGVISEHTKKLCTRSMRCPQHTEDQRKEMRANLESEKSGQTGQDNLHVDVDTYEDNDGQNLRDALARWDREGSSHSSPADSTSTTSTSSLSRKRETKSKGKGKGSKRDRGSPISQGD, encoded by the exons ATGTCTGTTACCGAAGAAAGAATCCAAGAATTAAATAGAAGATTTTTGGAATTCATGAATAAGTCTGAAAACGTGGAAAACGCTACTAAAGAGATTTACGAGGATCTCTTAGACGAAGTTTTAATGGGTTTTGTTTTTGATGTACACAGAACCACAAAAACGGGAAGTTCTGACGTTGAAGAAGGTATCCCCGATGACGAATCGTATGCTATTGTAG attcGCCAGGACTAGATGTCTTTGGGCAACATCCAGTGAAAAAATCTCAAGAATGTAATTGTCCGAATTGTGATAGGGGTGTAGCAGCTTGCAGATTTGCAACGCATTTAGAAAAGTGTATGGGTATGGGTCGTAATAGTTCGCGTATAGCATCAAGAAGAATAGCTAATAATTCTAAAGATCTTAGTACATTCAGTGGAGTAATAagtgatgacgacgacgatgtggATTGGagtttaaataatgataaacgtaagagaaggaaggatcGTAATGGAATGAAGAGATCGAAACAACAGAAGAACAATCAAAGAAATGGTGATAATCTTAATGAACATATCCATAGCAGCAATGAAAATTCCCCGtctaattatgaaaatatgtcATTGGAGGATAAGAGAGCATTATTAACGCAAATATGCGGTGTAATATCTGAGCACACAAAAAAGCTTTGTACAAGGTCTATGCGTTGTCCGCAACATACAGAAgatcaaaggaaagaaatgcgTGCAAATTTAGAATCTGAGAAAAGTGGACAGACTGGTCAGGATAATCTTCATGTAGATGTGGATACTTATGAAGATAATGATGGACAGAATTTAAGAGATGCCCTAGCACGATGGGACAGAGAAGGATCTAGCCATTCAAGTCCTGCTGATTCTACTTCAACCACTTCTACATCTTCCttaagtagaaaaagagaaacaaaatcaaaGGGAAAGGGTAAAGGTTCTAAACGAGATCGTGGCTCTCCTATTTCTCAAGGGGATTGA